Proteins from a single region of Trichomycterus rosablanca isolate fTriRos1 chromosome 16, fTriRos1.hap1, whole genome shotgun sequence:
- the cryba1b gene encoding crystallin, beta A1b, translating into MSQTNQTNMPMGPWKITVYDQEYFQGRWWEFTSCCKNIMEFGMENVRSLKVECGAWVGFEHSSFNGQQFVLEKGDYPCFEAYMGSHGYRVERMMSFRPIYSACHKESRMCVWECENMMGRRWELCDDYPSLQAMGWHNNEIGSMQVQSGAWVCYQYPGYRGYQYIMERDCHGGEYRHYREFGTHAHTPQIQSIRRIQH; encoded by the exons ATGTCTCAGACAAACCAGACGAACATGCCCATGGGGCCATGGAAG ATCACTGTTTATGACCAGGAGTACTTCCAGGGCAGGTGGTGGGAGTTCACCTCCTGCTGCAAGAACATTATGGAGTTTGGTATGGAGAACGTTCGGTCCCTGAAAGTGGAATGTGGAGC CTGGGTGGGTTTTGAGCATAGCAGCTTTAACGGCCAACAGTTTGTCCTGGAAAAGGGAGACTACCCTTGCTTCGAGGCCTACATGGGAAGCCATGGCTATCGTGTTGAGAGAATGATGTCCTTCCGCCCCATTTATTCAGCG TGCCACAAGGAGTCCcgcatgtgtgtgtgggagtgtgagAACATGATGGGCAGACGGTGGGAGCTGTGTGATGACTACCCTTCCCTGCAGGCAATGGGCTGGCACAACAATGAAATTGGTTCCATGCAGGTCCAGAGTGGCGC CTGGGTGTGCTACCAGTACCCTGGTTATCGTGGCTATCAGTACATTATGGAGCGCGACTGCCATGGAGGCGAGTACAGACACTACAGGGAGTTTGGCACTCATGCTCACACCCCCCAGATCCAGTCCATTCGTAGAATCCAGCATTAA